GGACGCTGCCGAGAACCAACTCGCGCGTCTGGGCCGTCCCGTTGGGTCCCGGGCCGGGAACAACACCGCCGAATACGTCGCCCTCCAACTCGGTCTCTCCGAACTGCTGGCCCGCTACGAGCCGGCACAGCTGGAAGTGCGTATCGACTCGATGACGGTCATCCGGGACGTCTGGGGTGGCGAGGACCCGACGGAACCGGGCGTCGAGACGTACAGCGAGGCCGTCGCGACGGCACTTTTGCGTTTCCCGGACCACCGGTACACGCACCTGGCCGACAGCGACCCGAACCCCGCCGACGCGTTGGCGACGGTGGGGGCCGATATCGCGGCCTTCGGGCCTGGATAGCGGCGTTCCGTCGTTTCGTGTTCCAATTGCCCCGCTCGGGAGAGCGACGGATCTCTCGGGGACTCCGGTCAGTCTCGCTCGGAGATCTTCTGTGGGCTTTCGGTTATCCGGGTGCGGTCGGTTGTGCCCTTCGTCGACATTCGATACTCGATTCCTTGCCGCGTGACTTCGAAGAGGAGATACCGTTCGTTCCCTTCCTCCGGTTTCCACGTGACCGCTTCACGAGGGCCGTTTTCAACGCTAAGGACGACGGTAGGGGCCGACTCGCTGTCGATGACGTTCTCGGACACCCACGTCGCACCGGGCCCGACCTGTCGCTCCAGTTCGGAGTCCTCGAATTCGATTCTCACTGTAACGTCCGCGTTCACACTACTTTCCACGCCTACGTCCATCGCGGAACCTTCCCGTCCCCATGGAGCGGGAGCACCGTCCCCGGCAGTAGTGGTGTCCGGACTCGATGACGGGATGACGTTCATGCATCCAGCAGAAACTATCGAAAGACCAACTGCGAGGATCCCCCGACGAGAGGACATACGGTGGCTACTTGGAGGTGCCTGTATAGGCTTTCGGGTCGACATCCCGGAGGCTTACAGACGTGAATCCTCAAAACGATGCCCTGTATCTACCGCTATCGGAGAAACACGGGATCCCCGGCGCGTTTCGAGTTACTCTATAGTGAATCGGCTGTTCAGTAGAGGGGCGAATTGAATATGGATCCCACCCCGAACGGGTAATCCCTCCCCACCACACGGCTCTCGGGCTATGCGGACAGCTATCAGGAGTACTCGGAAATACGTCGACGCTCACGGACGTATACCG
The Halostella litorea DNA segment above includes these coding regions:
- a CDS encoding ribonuclease HI family protein yields the protein MAADPLPNEHLSPLATLVDEVLAGVGYEMAAATDAINDAVPGYGGLFDPETTSDELRAALETLLESGLARPPTAEATGDGFVLYVDGSSRGNPGPAGAGAVIMDAAENQLARLGRPVGSRAGNNTAEYVALQLGLSELLARYEPAQLEVRIDSMTVIRDVWGGEDPTEPGVETYSEAVATALLRFPDHRYTHLADSDPNPADALATVGADIAAFGPG